A single genomic interval of Mangifera indica cultivar Alphonso chromosome 5, CATAS_Mindica_2.1, whole genome shotgun sequence harbors:
- the LOC123215461 gene encoding putative pentatricopeptide repeat-containing protein At2g02150 isoform X1, with translation MKLLLFDAALCFFSKMVFSLRNLFFISCRIPHRVCPSLALNPTHFSADSFISRPLIWFTSFLCIIRYPFVTNTSPNNCFLDVNRDSMRNIIQQDQWDAPVIIHLFDSALAPIWVSKVLVELKQDAILAFKFFKWAKTQTGFHHTTESYCILVHILFYARIYFEANNALKELILLNQASPGFDLFDVMWSKRNVCGLGFGVFDALFSSLVDMGMLEEAKKCFSKMKRFRVLPKTRSCNALLHRLSRSGKGYLSVEFFNEMIGIGIDPSVFTYNIVIDCVCKEGDLETARGLFEQMKQRGPNPDIVTYNSLIDGYGKVGLLDEAICIFEEMKDVGFQPDVITYNALINLFCKFERMPQAFLFFREMRNNELKPNVVTYSTLIDALCQEGMMQQAIKFFVDMTRLGLLPNEFTYTSLIDANCKLGDLNEALKLANEMLLAGIELNLVTYTSILDGLCEGGRMKEAEEVFRAMLKAGVTPNQKVYTALIHGYIKVQKLETAMDLFKEMKEKNIKADLLLYGTIIWGLCSLGKLDESKLIMNEMKEYGLSANPVIYTTLIDSHFKAGKTSEALGLLHDMWDSGIEVTVVTFCVLLDGLCKGGLVQEAIDYFSRMPEFNLQPNVVVYTALIDGLCKNNCIEAAKKMFDELLGKDMIPDKIAYTALIDGNLKHGNFQEAFTLHSRMIEMGMELDLHAYTSLVWGFSQCGQLQQARLFFDEMIRKGILPDEILCICLLKKYYELGNSDEAHELQNEMVKKGLVTAIYQ, from the coding sequence atgaaactaCTTTTATTTGACGCTGCTCTTTGTTTCTTCTCCAAAATGGTTTTCTCTTTGCGCAATCTCTTCTTCATCAGTTGTAGAATCCCTCACAGAGTATGCCCTTCTCTCGCCTTAAACCCTACTCATTTCTCTGCTGATTCTTTTATTTCTCGCCCTTTAATTTGGTTCACCAGTTTTCTCTGTATTATCAGATACCCTTTTGTCACTAATACAAGTCCCAACAATTGTTTTCTAGATGTTAATAGAGATTCCATGCGTAATATCATTCAACAAGACCAATGGGATGCTCCAGTAATCATTCATTTGTTCGATTCAGCATTAGCGCCCATATGGGTTTCCAAGGTTTTGGTTGAGTTAAAGCAAGATGCCATTTTAGcattcaaattctttaagtGGGCGAAAACCCAAACTGGGTTTCACCACACCACGGAGTCCTATTGCATATTGGTTCACATTTTGTTTTATGCTCGGATTTACTTTGAAGCTAATAATGCTCTTAAGGAATTGATTTTGTTGAACCAGGCATCGCCAGGTTTTGACCTTTTTGATGTTATGTGGTCAAAAAGAAACGTTTGTGGTTTGGGATTTGGTGTTTTTGATGCTTTGTTTAGTAGTTTGGTTGACATGGGAATGCTTGAGGAAGCTAAGAAGTGCTTTTCAAAAATGAAGAGGTTTAGGGTTTTGCCAAAAACACGGTCTTGTAATGCACTGTTGCATAGGCTTTCAAGGTCAGGCAAGGGGTACTTGTCAGTGGAGTTTTTTAATGAGATGATTGGGATAGGGATTGATCCATCTGTGTTTACGTATAATATAGTGATAGATTGTGTTTGCAAGGAAGGTGATTTGGAAACTGCTAGAGGCTTGTTTGAGCAAATGAAACAGAGGGGGCCAAACCCTGATATTGTAACATATAACTCTCTTATTGATGGTTATGGAAAGGTTGGGTTGCTGGATGAGGCCATATGTATATTTGAAGAAATGAAGGATGTAGGTTTTCAGCCTGACGTAATAACATACAATGCTTTAATAaacttattttgtaaatttgagagaatgcctcaggcttttttgtttttccgTGAGATGAGAAACAATGAGTTAAAACCAAATGTTGTAACGTATAGCACACTGATTGATGCTTTGTGCCAGGAGGGGATGATGCAACAggcaattaaattttttgtcgACATGACACGTTTAGGTCTTTTACCTAACGAATTCACATATACTTCTTTGATTGATGCAAACTGTAAACTAGGTGATCTAAATGAAGCCTTGAAGCTGGCTAATGAGATGTTACTAGCTGGCATTGAGTTGAACCTTGTTACTTATACAAGCATATTGGATGGTCTTTGTGAAGGAGGGAGGATGAAGGAAGCAGAAGAAGTATTTAGAGCAATGCTTAAAGCTGGAGTAACTCCTAACCAGAAAGTTTATACTGCCCTTATTCATGGTTACATTAAGGTTCAGAAGTTGGAGACTGCCATGGATCTATTCAaagaaatgaaggaaaaaaacatCAAAGCAGATTTGTTGCTTTATGGAACCATCATTTGGGGTCTGTGCAGCCTAGGTAAGCTTGATGAATCTAAGCTTATAATGAATGAAATGAAGGAGTATGGTTTGAGTGCAAATCCTGTTATATACACGACACTTATTGACTCTCATTTTAAGGCTGGAAAAACCTCAGAGGCCCTTGGGTTGCTGCATGATATGTGGGACTCTGGTATTGAAGTTACTGTTGTTACATTTTGTGTATTACTTGACGGTTTGTGCAAAGGGGGATTGGTCCAAGAAGCAATTGATTATTTCAGTCGGATGCCAGAGTTCAATTTGCAGCCAAATGTTGTGGTATATACTGCCCTGATTGATGGtctttgtaaaaataattgCATCGAAGCAGCAAAAAAGATGTTTGATGAATTACTTGGAAAAGATATGATTCCTGATAAAATTGCTTACACTGCTCTGATAGATGGAAATTTGAAACATGGAAATTTTCAGGAAGCCTTTACTTTGCATAGCAGAATGATTGAAATGGGTATGGAACTTGATCTGCATGCCTATACTTCCTTAGTTTGGGGATTTTCTCAATGTGGTCAGCTGCAGCAAGCAAGATTGTTTTTTGATGAGATGATTCGCAAGGGTATCCTTCCGGATGAGATACTCTGCATTTGTCTGCTAAAGAAGTATTATGAGTTAGGAAATAGTGATGAAGCTCATGAGTTGCAAAATGAAATGGTTAAAAAGGGTCTAGTAACTGCAATTTACCAATAA
- the LOC123215461 gene encoding putative pentatricopeptide repeat-containing protein At2g02150 isoform X2 translates to MRNIIQQDQWDAPVIIHLFDSALAPIWVSKVLVELKQDAILAFKFFKWAKTQTGFHHTTESYCILVHILFYARIYFEANNALKELILLNQASPGFDLFDVMWSKRNVCGLGFGVFDALFSSLVDMGMLEEAKKCFSKMKRFRVLPKTRSCNALLHRLSRSGKGYLSVEFFNEMIGIGIDPSVFTYNIVIDCVCKEGDLETARGLFEQMKQRGPNPDIVTYNSLIDGYGKVGLLDEAICIFEEMKDVGFQPDVITYNALINLFCKFERMPQAFLFFREMRNNELKPNVVTYSTLIDALCQEGMMQQAIKFFVDMTRLGLLPNEFTYTSLIDANCKLGDLNEALKLANEMLLAGIELNLVTYTSILDGLCEGGRMKEAEEVFRAMLKAGVTPNQKVYTALIHGYIKVQKLETAMDLFKEMKEKNIKADLLLYGTIIWGLCSLGKLDESKLIMNEMKEYGLSANPVIYTTLIDSHFKAGKTSEALGLLHDMWDSGIEVTVVTFCVLLDGLCKGGLVQEAIDYFSRMPEFNLQPNVVVYTALIDGLCKNNCIEAAKKMFDELLGKDMIPDKIAYTALIDGNLKHGNFQEAFTLHSRMIEMGMELDLHAYTSLVWGFSQCGQLQQARLFFDEMIRKGILPDEILCICLLKKYYELGNSDEAHELQNEMVKKGLVTAIYQ, encoded by the coding sequence ATGCGTAATATCATTCAACAAGACCAATGGGATGCTCCAGTAATCATTCATTTGTTCGATTCAGCATTAGCGCCCATATGGGTTTCCAAGGTTTTGGTTGAGTTAAAGCAAGATGCCATTTTAGcattcaaattctttaagtGGGCGAAAACCCAAACTGGGTTTCACCACACCACGGAGTCCTATTGCATATTGGTTCACATTTTGTTTTATGCTCGGATTTACTTTGAAGCTAATAATGCTCTTAAGGAATTGATTTTGTTGAACCAGGCATCGCCAGGTTTTGACCTTTTTGATGTTATGTGGTCAAAAAGAAACGTTTGTGGTTTGGGATTTGGTGTTTTTGATGCTTTGTTTAGTAGTTTGGTTGACATGGGAATGCTTGAGGAAGCTAAGAAGTGCTTTTCAAAAATGAAGAGGTTTAGGGTTTTGCCAAAAACACGGTCTTGTAATGCACTGTTGCATAGGCTTTCAAGGTCAGGCAAGGGGTACTTGTCAGTGGAGTTTTTTAATGAGATGATTGGGATAGGGATTGATCCATCTGTGTTTACGTATAATATAGTGATAGATTGTGTTTGCAAGGAAGGTGATTTGGAAACTGCTAGAGGCTTGTTTGAGCAAATGAAACAGAGGGGGCCAAACCCTGATATTGTAACATATAACTCTCTTATTGATGGTTATGGAAAGGTTGGGTTGCTGGATGAGGCCATATGTATATTTGAAGAAATGAAGGATGTAGGTTTTCAGCCTGACGTAATAACATACAATGCTTTAATAaacttattttgtaaatttgagagaatgcctcaggcttttttgtttttccgTGAGATGAGAAACAATGAGTTAAAACCAAATGTTGTAACGTATAGCACACTGATTGATGCTTTGTGCCAGGAGGGGATGATGCAACAggcaattaaattttttgtcgACATGACACGTTTAGGTCTTTTACCTAACGAATTCACATATACTTCTTTGATTGATGCAAACTGTAAACTAGGTGATCTAAATGAAGCCTTGAAGCTGGCTAATGAGATGTTACTAGCTGGCATTGAGTTGAACCTTGTTACTTATACAAGCATATTGGATGGTCTTTGTGAAGGAGGGAGGATGAAGGAAGCAGAAGAAGTATTTAGAGCAATGCTTAAAGCTGGAGTAACTCCTAACCAGAAAGTTTATACTGCCCTTATTCATGGTTACATTAAGGTTCAGAAGTTGGAGACTGCCATGGATCTATTCAaagaaatgaaggaaaaaaacatCAAAGCAGATTTGTTGCTTTATGGAACCATCATTTGGGGTCTGTGCAGCCTAGGTAAGCTTGATGAATCTAAGCTTATAATGAATGAAATGAAGGAGTATGGTTTGAGTGCAAATCCTGTTATATACACGACACTTATTGACTCTCATTTTAAGGCTGGAAAAACCTCAGAGGCCCTTGGGTTGCTGCATGATATGTGGGACTCTGGTATTGAAGTTACTGTTGTTACATTTTGTGTATTACTTGACGGTTTGTGCAAAGGGGGATTGGTCCAAGAAGCAATTGATTATTTCAGTCGGATGCCAGAGTTCAATTTGCAGCCAAATGTTGTGGTATATACTGCCCTGATTGATGGtctttgtaaaaataattgCATCGAAGCAGCAAAAAAGATGTTTGATGAATTACTTGGAAAAGATATGATTCCTGATAAAATTGCTTACACTGCTCTGATAGATGGAAATTTGAAACATGGAAATTTTCAGGAAGCCTTTACTTTGCATAGCAGAATGATTGAAATGGGTATGGAACTTGATCTGCATGCCTATACTTCCTTAGTTTGGGGATTTTCTCAATGTGGTCAGCTGCAGCAAGCAAGATTGTTTTTTGATGAGATGATTCGCAAGGGTATCCTTCCGGATGAGATACTCTGCATTTGTCTGCTAAAGAAGTATTATGAGTTAGGAAATAGTGATGAAGCTCATGAGTTGCAAAATGAAATGGTTAAAAAGGGTCTAGTAACTGCAATTTACCAATAA